A genomic window from Pantoea alhagi includes:
- the ilvC gene encoding ketol-acid reductoisomerase, with product MANYFNTLNLRQQLAQLGKCRFMTRDEFADEASYLKGKKVVIVGCGAQGLNQGLNMRDSGLDVSYALRAEAIAEKRASWRKATENGFKVGTYEELIPQADLVVNLTPDKQHSAVVQAVQPLMKEGAALGYSHGFNIVEVGEEIRKDITVVMVAPKCPGTEVREEYKRGFGVPTLIAVHPENDPKGEGMAIAKAWAAATGGHRAGVLESSFVAEVKSDLMGEQTILCGMLQAGSILCYDKLVADGTDPAYAGKLLQYGWETITESLKHGGITLMMDRLSNTAKLRAFALSEQLKTIMAPLFQKHMDDIISGEFSSGMMADWANDDKKLLTWREETGQTAFENSPQYEGKISEQEYYDRGVIMVAMVKAGVELAFETMVDSGIIEESAYYESLHELPLIANTIARKRLYEMNVVISDTAEYGNYLFANAAVPLLKEFMTTLQAGDLGKEVAPAAVDNAQLRDVNEAVRNHPIEAVGRKLRGYMTDMKRISVAG from the coding sequence ATGGCTAACTATTTCAACACTTTGAACCTGCGTCAGCAGCTGGCGCAATTAGGTAAATGTCGCTTTATGACGCGTGATGAGTTTGCTGACGAAGCAAGTTACCTGAAGGGCAAAAAAGTCGTCATTGTTGGCTGTGGTGCTCAGGGCCTTAACCAGGGCCTTAACATGCGTGATTCTGGTCTTGATGTCTCTTACGCGCTGCGTGCCGAAGCCATTGCTGAAAAGCGTGCTTCCTGGCGCAAGGCCACCGAGAACGGTTTTAAGGTCGGAACTTATGAAGAGCTGATCCCGCAGGCCGATCTGGTGGTTAACCTGACGCCAGACAAACAGCATTCAGCCGTGGTGCAGGCTGTGCAGCCGCTGATGAAAGAAGGGGCGGCGCTGGGATATTCCCACGGTTTTAACATTGTTGAGGTGGGTGAAGAGATCCGTAAAGACATTACCGTGGTGATGGTTGCGCCGAAATGTCCGGGTACTGAAGTGCGTGAAGAGTATAAGCGTGGCTTTGGCGTACCGACGCTGATTGCGGTACACCCGGAAAACGATCCAAAAGGTGAAGGTATGGCGATTGCCAAAGCCTGGGCCGCAGCGACCGGCGGTCACCGTGCGGGCGTGCTGGAATCCTCCTTCGTTGCCGAAGTAAAATCTGACCTGATGGGCGAGCAGACCATTCTCTGCGGCATGCTGCAGGCAGGTTCTATCCTGTGCTACGACAAGCTGGTGGCCGATGGCACCGATCCAGCTTATGCAGGCAAGCTGCTGCAGTACGGCTGGGAGACCATTACCGAATCGCTGAAACATGGCGGTATAACGCTGATGATGGATCGCCTTTCCAACACCGCTAAGCTGCGCGCTTTTGCGCTTTCTGAGCAGCTGAAGACCATTATGGCACCGCTGTTCCAGAAGCATATGGATGACATCATTTCGGGCGAATTCTCTTCCGGCATGATGGCTGACTGGGCAAATGATGATAAGAAACTGCTGACCTGGCGTGAAGAGACGGGCCAGACCGCTTTTGAAAACTCGCCGCAGTATGAGGGTAAGATTTCCGAGCAGGAATATTACGATCGTGGCGTAATCATGGTTGCGATGGTCAAAGCGGGCGTTGAGCTGGCGTTCGAAACCATGGTGGATTCCGGCATTATTGAAGAATCCGCTTATTATGAATCACTGCATGAACTGCCGCTGATCGCCAATACCATTGCCCGTAAGCGTCTGTATGAAATGAACGTGGTAATCTCTGATACCGCTGAATATGGCAATTACCTGTTTGCTAACGCCGCCGTGCCGTTGCTGAAAGAGTTCATGACCACGCTTCAGGCGGGTGACTTAGGCAAAGAGGTTGCGCCAGCCGCAGTAGATAACGCTCAGCTGCGTGACGTTAACGAAGCGGTACGTAATCACCCGATCGAGGCGGTGGGACGTAAACTGCGTGGTTATATGACCGATATGAAACGTATTTCTGTCGCGGGCTGA
- the ppiC gene encoding peptidylprolyl isomerase PpiC, translating to MAKTAAAMHILVKEEKLAQELLAQLEKGADFEKLAKKHSTCPSGRKGGHLGEFKKGAMVPAFDKVVFSCPLLTPYGPLHTQFGYHIIKVLYRN from the coding sequence ATGGCAAAAACCGCAGCGGCAATGCATATCCTTGTAAAAGAAGAGAAACTGGCTCAGGAGTTGTTAGCGCAGCTGGAAAAAGGCGCAGACTTTGAAAAACTGGCGAAGAAACACTCAACCTGTCCGAGCGGACGTAAAGGTGGACACCTGGGCGAGTTTAAAAAAGGGGCAATGGTGCCGGCTTTCGATAAAGTCGTTTTTTCCTGCCCTCTGCTGACACCTTACGGACCTCTGCACACCCAGTTTGGCTATCACATCATCAAGGTGCTGTACCGCAATTAA
- the rep gene encoding DNA helicase Rep translates to MRLNPSQQQAVEYVTGPCLVLAGAGSGKTRVITNKIAHLIRECGYQARHIAAVTFTNKASREMKERVAQTLGRKEARGLMISTFHTLGLEIIKREYAALGMKSNFSLFDDQDQLALLKDLTEQWLENDKNLLQLLVSTISNWKNDLIDPAHAQARAQSERDRIFAHCYELYDRHLKSCNVLDFDDLILLPTLLLQRNQEVRERWQQRIRYLLVDEYQDTNTSQYELVKLLVGARARFTVVGDDDQSIYSWRGARPQNLVLLKEDFPALQVIKLEQNYRSTERILKAANILIANNPHVFEKRLFSQLGYGAELKVLSANHEDHEAERVTGELIAHHFINKTQYKDYAILYRGNHQSRVFEKMLMQNRIPYRISGGTSFFSRPEIKDLLAYLRVLTNPDDDSAFLRIINTPRREIGPATLQKLGEWANQRNKSLFSASFDLGLGQTLTGRNLENLQRFTGWLREIAQLAEREPINAVRDLIRGIDYESWLFETSASPKAAEMRMKNVNTLFQWMTEMLEGSELDEPMTLTQVVTRFTLRDMMERGESDEELDQVQLMTLHASKGLEFPYVYLVGMEEGLLPHQSSIDEDNIEEERRLAYVGITRAQKELTFTLCRERRQYGELVRPQPSRFLLELPQDDLMWETERKVVSAEERMKTGQSRVAGLRAMLDKARKGT, encoded by the coding sequence ATGCGTCTGAATCCCAGCCAACAACAAGCCGTCGAATATGTCACCGGCCCGTGCCTGGTGCTGGCGGGCGCGGGTTCCGGCAAGACGCGCGTCATTACCAATAAAATTGCCCATCTGATCCGTGAGTGCGGCTATCAGGCTCGCCATATTGCGGCGGTCACCTTTACCAATAAAGCCTCACGCGAAATGAAAGAGCGCGTGGCGCAAACCCTGGGCCGAAAAGAAGCGCGCGGGCTGATGATCTCCACCTTCCACACGCTGGGACTGGAAATTATCAAACGCGAATATGCCGCGCTGGGAATGAAATCCAACTTTTCCCTGTTTGATGACCAGGATCAGCTGGCGCTGCTAAAAGATTTAACCGAGCAGTGGCTGGAAAATGATAAAAATCTGCTGCAGCTGCTGGTTTCTACCATTTCCAACTGGAAAAACGATCTGATTGATCCCGCGCATGCTCAGGCGCGGGCGCAGTCAGAGCGGGATCGTATCTTTGCTCACTGTTATGAACTGTACGATCGTCATCTTAAATCCTGTAACGTGCTGGACTTCGATGACTTAATCCTGTTGCCGACGCTATTGTTGCAACGCAATCAGGAGGTACGTGAACGCTGGCAGCAGCGCATTCGCTATCTGCTGGTGGATGAGTATCAGGATACTAACACCAGCCAGTATGAGCTGGTAAAGCTGTTGGTCGGTGCGCGTGCGCGCTTTACCGTGGTCGGTGACGACGATCAGTCGATCTACTCCTGGCGCGGCGCGCGGCCGCAAAACCTGGTGCTGCTGAAAGAGGACTTTCCGGCGCTGCAGGTGATTAAGCTGGAGCAGAACTATCGCTCCACCGAGCGCATCCTGAAAGCGGCGAATATTTTGATCGCCAATAATCCGCACGTGTTTGAAAAGCGTCTGTTTTCACAGCTGGGCTACGGCGCCGAGCTTAAAGTGCTGAGCGCGAATCATGAAGATCATGAGGCGGAGCGCGTGACCGGCGAGCTTATTGCGCACCATTTTATTAACAAAACGCAGTACAAAGATTACGCCATTCTTTATCGCGGCAACCATCAGTCGCGCGTATTTGAAAAGATGCTGATGCAAAATCGCATTCCCTACCGTATTTCGGGCGGGACATCCTTCTTTTCACGTCCTGAAATCAAGGATCTGCTGGCCTACCTGCGCGTATTAACCAATCCGGATGATGACAGCGCTTTTTTACGTATTATCAATACGCCGCGTCGTGAGATTGGCCCGGCAACGCTGCAAAAGCTGGGCGAATGGGCGAATCAGCGTAACAAAAGCCTGTTCAGCGCCAGCTTTGATTTAGGACTCGGCCAAACGCTGACCGGGCGCAACCTGGAAAATCTGCAGCGTTTTACCGGCTGGCTACGGGAAATTGCCCAGCTGGCGGAGCGGGAGCCGATAAATGCGGTACGCGATCTCATTCGCGGCATCGACTACGAAAGCTGGCTGTTTGAAACGTCCGCCAGCCCGAAAGCCGCTGAAATGCGCATGAAAAACGTCAATACACTCTTTCAGTGGATGACGGAAATGCTGGAAGGCAGCGAACTGGATGAGCCAATGACGCTGACGCAGGTGGTAACCCGTTTTACACTGCGCGACATGATGGAGCGCGGCGAAAGCGATGAGGAGTTAGATCAGGTTCAGCTAATGACGCTGCACGCGTCGAAAGGTCTGGAGTTTCCTTATGTCTACCTGGTCGGCATGGAAGAGGGACTGTTGCCGCATCAAAGCAGCATCGATGAAGATAACATCGAGGAAGAGCGGCGGCTGGCCTACGTTGGCATTACCCGCGCGCAAAAAGAGCTTACGTTCACGCTGTGCCGTGAGCGTCGGCA